The Aedes albopictus strain Foshan chromosome 1, AalbF5, whole genome shotgun sequence genomic interval GATTCCTGCGGACCCGTCTGGTTGAAGGTCCCCTTACGCCGAACAAAGCCGATTTCACCGGTTCGATCATATGCCGCCGTCTTCGTCTGTATGGTCACGAAGGCCGTGCACCTCGAGCTGGTCAGCGACCTCTGCGCTGACGCCTTTCTCGCCGCGTTGAAACGTTTCGTAGCCCGGCGAGGCAAGCCGGCCACCTTGTACTGCGACAATGCCACCAACTTCAAGGGCGCGGACAGGGAGCTACGAGAACTCTGCAAGCAACTCAAAGACCAACAGCAAAAACAAAAGGTGGCGTCGTTCTGTGCTGAGTCCGCCATTAAGTTCAACTTCATTCCTGCTAACGCACCTACGTTCGGCGGCCTCTGGGAGGCCGCAGTTAAGTCGATGAAACACCACTTCCGAAGAGTCGTTGGCTTGGAAGCCCTGTCAACCGAAGCAATGACCACCGTACTTTGCGAGATCGAAGGCTGTCTCAACTCGCGACCGTTGACGGCCCTCTCCGAGGATCCAAGCGACATGGGCGTCCTTACACCGGGGCATTTCCTGGTCGGATCATCTCTTCAAGCGATTCCCGAACCCGATCTGTGCCAGCTGCCCAACAACCGGCTTTCGCTGTGGCAGGAAATGCAACGCAGGGTCCAAACATTTTGGAAGGCCTGGTCGACAGACTATCTCCACCAGCTGCAGCAACGCACGAAATACTGTTTCCGGCAGCCGAACGTACTGGTCGGCAAGCTGGTTCTTTTAAAGGACGATGATCTCCCTCCGCTCAAGTGGAGCGTAGGCCGAATCGACTCGGTACATCCTGGCGCGGATGGATTGGTCCGAGAGGTAAAGGTCAGACTTGCATCTGGcgcagtcttttttttttttttttccttctaaaccatagggggataatctgctcaacagacaccctaacagaaggttagggtagtgtaggtctgacaggccgtcttctacaacaaaagtaaaatccaggactactctctcctcgtacccactaaaccattcctatggtcgccaaaccctacgtctctccggaaccaccaagaaggtattgcttcagagaggggctagtgcacatcgcacccacaaggttagctgcgtagcctgcagcagcgaacatcgatgactcgctttggagagtccatcacggtagcatgctggcgcttagccagtttcccgagtggtcctcgccactccctttgtcctcggaaggcgggcagggtcaaccccgcccgcgccctactgctgagcggacatcaagaactgatgcccacatgcaacccggtctgacctgcccgcaaaggaagggtatcactacccttcaggccctatcagatgcatccgtaggttgctcacggcagggtctccacctgccccgacccttgccggggacccctttccaaccgcgggcttggatccaacccagtagaccgacgccacgacagcaccgctaccgggacttcctctccgcggccacttaatcgctgtaagggtcgatctcgaccgcagggcaccggtatgacctacgaagccgactccgaacccctggaccacctcttgtactgcatctggactagccattctccgagtccacgcgccacctcctctgtagctcccagacgatgtgggtaatagccgttgaaacggcgttccagccaaactcatccctacacatcctctggaccaagttgtccggagttggcGCAGCCTTCGACCGCCCGATTGTGAAAGTTTGTTTGCTTCCCATCGAAAATGAAGCTTCCATGGGTACTTCAGCTGAATTTCCTATCAACCAGGACAATCAAGGCAGCATCCGCCGCCAACCGTAGATAGTAATATCATGAACTCTGTTAGTTTTAAGTACACTCTTGCATTAGactaaaaatgaaatgaaattcttCATGGTGGCCGGTATGTTGCGACCACCGCAATTAGAGTAGATATCCATGAATGAGTGAAGGCCAACAaccaacacaatttgttatttcACTTCAACACACAACTTGAACACACGTTGAATTGTATAGAGCACCACATCCCATCCTAGCAATAATAAAGTTCAGTTTGCGATCACCCAATGTACCGTCCAGTTGAATACACGCTTTTGTAACAGTGACGCAGTAAAGTACCAATTCCTTTGCCTAACCGAAACCCCTGTAGAGTGCCAAGTTATCGCGATATCAGTGATCAAACCCCGAATACGTCCACACCGCCGTTGTAGGCGGAGGAGCCGTTGAAGAGGATTCCGTGCGTGGACACGGTCTTTATAATAACGGTTTTCTTACTAACATTCATTCCTATCCtcgttgaccgtaaggacgttgCCGGCGCCGTCATTGACTTGCTATAGTTCAGAGTTGAATTCAATACAAGCTATATATCGTAGTACGGTCGTTTACTCCGTTGTTGCACACCAAAACTGACAATTACAGTTCGTAAGCTAACTACCACATCATAAACTCAAGTTTGCGGGCTGAAAAGTTTCCACTTGTAATACACTTTAATATGGGTCACTCCCTTCCTTTTCGAGTTCATTACCGAAATAATGGCTCACTTACTCATGTGACCAAACAGAAAAgcgtgaaaagttagtgaatatACAACACAGAGTATAATTTACCCACCCAAGggccgcacactggggcaggattgaaaatacacggaaaaaacctctagctcgtcgagatgtcgagataccgcttggtgtcttcagagaaaatatttctatgaacaaggtcgatattctgaacggtagcatatttttcttacgttattcgcataaaagtcctataagccattttggccatctttcattttagcggtatggtgtcttcggcaaagttgttcggctatttatgctaaaaaagtttgccgaagacgtcaaatttccaaagcctactgttcttgagatattagtcgttttataaaatacctacctaaaatcgagtttttttttattaaattacgtttgtaaacaaatttaatgtccgttttcgagttataataataaaaaatactaaaataaaacatatgtaaaataaattagttggaaaaaacaaaatatgcagtgatttttcatagaaagttcctgaaaatcacgcaaaatgtatataggacgttcttgcagtcgggcaagttcgggcaagttttttcatcggcgatcacctaaaaaatgcataagctttcaggtaaatttttttcaccgacatgatatttgatgatttttttttaaatagcgttcaaagtttactgttttgtgtgaattagtacatttttgcacatattttaccatgttgtatgttgccaagtgaaccatgagaagtataaatgcaatctagttacaggtttagtcatttttaagctccaaacaaattgtaaaacacaaaaatgtccgaaacgccaataaaagtgagtttNNNNNNNNNNNNNNNNNNNNNNNNNNNNNNNNNNNNNNNNNNNNNNNNNNNNNNNNNNNNNNNNNNNNNNNNNNNNNNNNNNNNNNNNNNNNNNNNNNNNNNNNNNNNNNNNNNNNNNNNNNNNNNNNNNNNNNNNNNNNNNNNNNNNNNNNNNNNNNNNNNNNNNNNNNNNNNNNNNNNNNNNNNNNNNNNNNNNNNNNNNNNNNNNNNNNNNNNNNNNNNNNNNNNNNNNNNNNNNNNNNNNNNNNNNNNNNNNNNNNNNNNNNNNNNNNNNNNNNNNNNNNNNNNNNNNNNNNNNNNNNNNNNNNNNNNNNNNNNNNNNNNNNNNNNNNNNNNNNNNNNNNNNNNNNNNNNNNNNNNNNNNNNNNNNNNNNNNNNNNNNNNNNNNNNNNNNNNNNNNNNNNNNNNNNNNNNNNNNNNNNNNNNNNNNNNNNNNNNNNNNNNNNNNNNNNNNNNNNNNNNNNNNNNNNNNNNNNNNNNNNNNNNNNNNNNNNNNNNNNtgaaaaaatatttgattatgaAGCAAACGATGCTAATTGGTTGAACATCATAAATGACCAGTCTAATACATATGACTATACAAGTAGTGAAATCATAACAAATCTACAAAATTCCTTTTGCGAGCTCAACCGTAATGAAGAACTAACaacatcatttttgaatgaaaagaTCATGACATTAAAACCTTGCATAAATTATATTGCAAACTATCTGAAAAATATACCAACAATTTCATTCAATTGTAACCGAGTTGCTCAGTATGAGTTTTCGGCACTGTATTTGACAGGGTTTAAAGAAATCGTAATAAGTGGATTTGGCAACTGTCAATTCAATGCTGTGTCTTATGCTCTAATAGGAAATGAAAGTTTTTCAATGGACCTAAGAGCgctagcattttcaacagtgatcGAAAAAATGCATCTATCCCAAAACCTGGCAAATGAGCATTGGCTAGAATCAGGGACAGTTTATGATCTATTAAAACTATGCTGTACACCAGGAGAATATGGTAATACGGATACATTGTTTGCTCTCAGTATGGCACTAGAGAGATGTTTTATCATTGTGCAAAATCAGAATGGAAGaaacaatttcttcaaagttcAACCTCCATGTTTTGATACTACTTCTATTCCAATAGTGCTACATTTATCGAATCCAGGTAGAAACGATGCGCACTATAATGTTTTACTTTCAGAAAATGTAAACTCAAGTTACGAGTTTCCAAACATGCAGGTTTACAACATAAGCGCTCTACTGAGAGAATGATAAATCGCAGCGGTAGCTTTATAATACCATACTTATTATCTGATAAAAGCAGAGCAGCTACAGTGTCACTAGGATCATAAAAAGCAATTCATAACAATTCGCTATATTTTTGTTAGTacattcataaacaaaaccaaccACTGTAACAGAAATGTATATTTTAAATCGTATTGCATACCAGTGTTTATATTTTAGCATCTTTCCAAACATTTTCCCTTCCCCTAGTATAGACTCGTTCATACGTTGTTGTTTTCGCAACTTCGTATTGAGTGTTTACTATACAGTATATAAGCCGTGATCCACACAATTTTCTTAAATTGATAAGGAGTAATAAGGCTTATTCCCCTCCCTTTTCCTGTTCTTTGTTAATTTATACAATCTATTCCTtggtactgtaaatatattttaacATGTCATTTATTCTGAAACGAGGTTTAgtgattgtttttgttttgttgtattATTAACTGAAACATAGCGTCGATGTagtgattgaaaaataaattctgTTTAATGATGAATGTAACAAAGTTGGAAGTAAATTGATCATTTTAAAATTAAATGCAGTGCTAAATATTGCACATCCTTGGTGGACGTGGAAGGTTTGAACATAGTTGAAATATAATTATGAGGCTGATACGGTTGAAGCTATCTCATGCAGTCATTTTTGCATGTAAATGACAACTACGATGAGGCACAaattagacggataaaatcaacTACTCACTCAATTTTACAATAGATTATACTACAAAGATAATAaatagttatttaaaaaaaaaataaaataaataaaaccaatCCGTATAGTAATTTGAATGTCTAGTTGATATTTCCAATAGCAACCAAGAGCAACCTTAATTATGTCTGATACCATTGAATGCATAACAATATATGATCAAAAAAACCTCAGCATGAAGAGGAAGCCAACATTCAAGTTACAATGGTCAGTAACAACAGATAGATCCTAAACGAATGACGAAAGTTAGCTAAAACATTGTTATTATTGCATCTAATTATATAGAACAAAGAGGATAAGCCCTATTAAATATGCACGATAGTAACATAATGCAATGGTTTAAATCTGCCAGCACTTCGTGTTTGATTCGGTTTTATGCGCTTGAGTAATAAAAACACttttattcgtaaaaaaaaaaaacaagaaacgcTTTACAATACATTAGTGCTAAATCAAATAAAATGGTGTTAATTAGGcgcaaaaaatcgaaaaaacacTGCAAACAGTATTCATTATTTCTACAAGATCAGATCAAGATATAAGTTAAGTTTAACATGATATACCTAATTGTATTCTATTATCTCCTAATCGAATGTGGATGAACATGTACATGTAAATGTGCTGAAATGTTTTATAAACTTGAACATTTTCTTTTCTTGGTAGGTTAACCGATACCGTGTACATATCCTAGTTAATCCCAATAAAGCGCGTATTTTTTTAGCTAGTAAAACTTAAAAAGAAGACTTACGGCGTTCAATGTATAGTAATGAATACTGTTTTCATCAAACATGCTTCGTGCAACTAGTTCAATAAAGTTCAGTTCGTATGTTTGTAGTGTTGCCGGTCCCAAGCCCGTCAAGATGAGGGAACCATTGTATTGATAATATTACAGTTCAATGCATTAAAAAGCAGCTCTAGGCGATTTTTTAACATCATGGAGTTTGCGAAAGATATCTTTTCTCATACACTTTAACTTGCGAGGCATTTTCTCCATGGAGCTGAATGTCAAAAACCACTGtatgcaggcagtacgacgtttgccggaacagctagtataatcataaaataaaaaaaggatttattttaaaaataatttgttttAATACTCTTTGTTTAATATCTCGGTAACGGAATGTCCAATCAATATAAAATTCAGTAGCATTCTATTAGGATGTGGTAGCTCTGATTTGGTGCTAAGGGAATCAAAACCGACGgacagacagctgagaaattgattGTGATACATTGAGTTGAATGTCTCTGaaattgtcatttgaaattgcTCTTGAATACTATCTGAACTTTTATTTGAACAATATCTCGATAACGAGaggtgcaatcaaaattactttcaAAAGACTTTCAAACGATGCTGTAGCTTTGATTTGACATTCTAATAGGTGCTAAGAGAATCAAATCGGTTGACACTGGGCTGATGAATTTATTATgaaacactttgtcaaaaatttctcagaaagTTAATTtgtatactcttcgaaagatatctcggtaatcaaatgtccaatcgaaatgaaATTCAATAGTGTTCTACTCGAATGTTGTAGCTCTCATTTGGTATCAAgaaaacccgaatcggttgacacACGGCATATAAGTGTATTATGTATAATacattttgtcaaaaatctctcataaTGTTAGGTTGTATTACTCCCGAGTACTCTTCGAAAAATATCttgataaccaaatgtccaatcgaaatgaaattcaagagcgttctactaggatgtagtagctatcATTTGAGGCTTAGAgaccccgaatcggttgataaacGGTTGGGAAATctattatgatacactttgtcaaaaatctctaaaattggTAAGTTGtgctactcccaagtactcttcgaaagatatctctgtaaccaaatgtccaatcgaaataaaatttctgggcgatctactaggatgctgtagctttcatttggtgtaaaaagaacccaaatcgattgacaaacggtcgaaatatttattatgatacacttggtcaaaaatcttaaaaagtttagaagtatgactcataagtactcttcgagagatatcttggtaaccaaacgtccaatcgaaaaaaaattcaatagcgttctactaggatgtagtagctttcatttgcttccaagagaactcaaatcggttgacagacggctgagaaacgtgcgtgacttttttttgtaacgcacatacacacacacacacacatacacacatacacacacacacacacatacagacatttgctcagttcgtcgagctgagttcattggtatatgagactcggccctccgggcctcggatcgaaagtcggtttttcgagcgatatttatacccttcttatgggtgtaagaagggtaaaaaacgcGTCTTTAAGTGGTTTAGCGTTTCTTTGAATGGCATACGCAGTTactgtcgtcgcggttgaaacccgaagatttcccacacccgacaatcgaattctctcaaaatccgtacgtgaaacctaacgtcggacgaaGTGCGCTGGACTCTattcagcgcactgtgcccgacgtacgtccgacaaacggtttaggagaaaaatcgattttcgcgtgtcaaaaattccgattttcaactgcacgaacaatataatTACTAAATTTGTATATTCTAtcattatttttgtagaaatagttttccttacgcagttccataactggtacagataCCCTAGGTAAGTTCATAAATGATTAAACGGCTGTTTGGATGGACGAGTCAGGTCGCCACATAATGATAAAGTGCACAGGAACGGTAAAATTATCAACAAATAAATTACCGTAACTCCGATGAAACTCATTAACGAGAGTGGAAATAAGCGATGAAGGCAAATTGTCTGAATATTGACAAGCAAATGCAGCCAACATGCAGTTCGGATGAAAAGCCTGATGGAGGGTTTTCTGTCAGTATGGCGCTGATTTCGAAGCGTGTATTTTAATTCTTGAAACAAACATTTATTTTTCGACTTCAATGCGCATAATCTTAAATTGTTTTTTTGCTACTTGCGAAAATGACTCAGAATGACAGAAATAATCGTTTGCTTTATTCGTCCAATTATTTCTGATCGCCAGTGGTGTTGTTTTATCGATTGATTTCCGTGAAATAGAGCGCATAAAAATTCAGCGGTTCCATCACGTTCCGTCGGCCAGCCAATCAACGCTGTGAGGTATGATCAATTAATGGTTTAATTTTCAAGCTCCCGCCTGGTACATTTTGCATTATATGAAATTGTTGCACAAGTATTGCAAATCTTTATCTCATTTATTTGAATAGTAACTAACAAATCTTTTCGGTCATTTGTgcttctagtcatgtttaaaatgaTTTCAGTCTATCAGTATtctcttaaggagaaacttcaaagaataccaatatggctgccacaatggccgacttggacccctactcacgttttcaaaagcacaaatcttaaaaattcgtaaacaaatgcgcccgatttggaaaagctgcctctttttgcaagtgagcaaagccagggtaatcaagtgcggcttggttcgatgcttcgttcgtcagatttgtgcctctaaagtttgtatgcaaaattgcaatgggatttcttgttgtttcaccttaaaattagAAGTGATTCATCGTTGTCAATTGAATggattgtcactcaaatgactagtTGGGCACGGTGCGCGGAAAACCTTGAAAAATTCTGccagattgaaaaaaaatatcgaatctCGGTTGAAAGTCGGGCCAAATTTTACTCAATGTTGGACAACTGTTGGGCTGACATCAGATAACTGTTGGGTTGCATGGCCAGAATAAAaccaggtcaatgataggtttttgtcggGTTATACACCATAAATGACTAATAAAGGTTTAGGCCTGTGACACCACAATAATTTATGCTTGCGAgctgttttttttcttctgaaccatgggaggaaaatctgctcaacaaccGAACAGGAACGTAGTGTGTGGTTAAGGCCATCTTCTGCAACAAAAGTAAAATAAATGGATAATATGGCTCAACATTAAGTGGAGaatatcttttaaaaaaaatcaaaaggcaGTACGAAGCatgtcaagagagctagctttttaagaaatctttgctaatttctatatgaagggattgaataacaaaaaaaaatcaattaatgatgtcaccataatttcataacacaatcaagataaaaacttgttgagcttacatgattttttactttgtatgtgtttttgggaagttcttatatgacattttgagaaaaatacccaaaaattcaattttcaccaaatagtaaattgtgaataactctaaaacggatagagaaaacgccatgctgtcttcggcaaagtgtttcctcataaaattttctatctttttatggaaattgttttaaattagcattagattcagatactttttatgatgggtaaaatgcacagtatatcaaaaaatgagaaattttagtaaattgaAAAATtcggtatcaaaaagttacctgcaaaacatgtcgttaattatttttaacAAAGAAGTtaggatccatatcaagctgtaaaaaatataaaaatagtgggtattgccagtacggtaaaaaatatttgtatgaaatttattacgaaaaataaccatttttcaaaaatctcgctggGGCGATCTCTAaaagtcatttctgaaagttgccgtcatacaaaagtttgtttctaacacccttagctatcaagcttttcgaccatgtgcaattttgggacaacctattcttcaggcaattccttagggaattctttcagtgaggccattcgacaatgactctgagAACTTCCACACATTCTTTTTAATATCGTCCGCAagtcattctgatttttttttttggattttcgtccattttttgggcttttattatttatgctattcggtattccttcgccaattccttcgaaaactccttcggaaagtctttcataaatcgcttctatagatttattgaaaaatcttcagacactttcttctaggtttcttcagtttttatgtaaggaattcctgcagcagatgattccggaataccttcggcaattccgatgttactaacattgaacatttattcgggACTTTCATCAGCATTTGGGAACTTCTTTggttattcctttggaaattgattcggcaaatttcttagtgattgcttcgggaatttatttgaaaaaaaaactttggcggttctttaaaaattctgtcacggtgattctacggaaattacttttggggttctttttaaattttctttagaaattcctttaatgctttcgggaatttctttgagaatttctttcaattcatttctttgtttttttttatagaatatataaaatatttcgaaaatttattttgagattggattcggCCAATTTCCTTAAAAGTCTTAATatttttcattcaggaattcctctggtaattcttatatgaaatcttttggcaactactttgaaagctctaatgtaattttgatggattttttccgacaatttctttgggattttttttcagtaagtttttcgtgaatttcatgggattttctttgaccaagaccagttgagaattttggattttccaattcagcaactttcagaagcaatgaatataaatacagttaaatcatagagaatttcaaaaataatcacaatAAGATTGCCCAATAAATCCACAAAATAACttgaaaagaaattgctgatataattttagaggaatagttattgaaattaagcaaaaaaaaaaaatccaaagaaattgctgatgaaattttaatgaaactaccgcagaaattttccaaaaaaagagaataatcctcaaagaaatggtcatactacggtatagcgaatacggagtcgtaggttcgaatcccaccagaacgcgattttttttcgcaaattcatctctcaatttgccaattagcaacattctgtgccttctaattaattacaagtttgtaAGCGAAAAaactataggatttcactagagatttctctagtaataccttctaggatttctctggaaattccaactattcccgaaattcgtttagggattcctctagagattcctctagagattcctactggaattcattTAAGAAGCccaagagaagttccaggagtaataccgtgattaataatccacaaataaaaactctagaataattcctggatgagtctctagaaaaatccctggaaggatcaaaggcatttctggaaataTCCTAGGAACactacctagaagaattctagctagaaggccaggagaaatccctagagggattcctgcaggtatcaccgtGAGAGTTTCTTGACGAGACctacaggaggcattcctgaaacattagaagcagcaggaatttttttttctcaatttttattattgtgtattttaatttATGCTGATTCTACacctaaggcgaaactggaagcatttcctcactttttggtttttgattttttattaaataggtaacgaagcaatattttaaaagtcgggtttcgtgcacatctagagtatggatcaaggtatcttctgattttttttttgtagtggaaaatgtttttcgtttttgcaaaaaccatttttgaacaaaatttcacaaaaaatggttttaccaaaaatggaaaacattttccacctcaaaaaatttcagaagataccttgatccatactctacatgtgtacgaaaaccgattttgaaaatattgcttcgttattcaataaaaaatcaaaaaccgaaaaaatgagaaaatgcttccagtttcgccttaagcaggaatcgcttatggaatca includes:
- the LOC134289517 gene encoding uncharacterized protein LOC134289517; translated protein: MALVKVVQEDCFSHEISAVRSGRETDLKKSPLITLYPFIHDGLLRVGDRLNHSSYPFTQKHPILLPESHPLTSLLIDVVHKQLLHAGPRAMIAHIREQFWPLHLRNLARRHVNSCLRCYRVQPQTEHQLMGQLPKVRVTPARAFLNTGVDSCGPVWLKVPLRRTKPISPVRSYAAVFVCMVTKAVHLELVSDLCADAFLAALKRFVARRGKPATLYCDNATNFKGADRELRELCKQLKDQQQKQKVASFCAESAIKFNFIPANAPTFGGLWEAAVKSMKHHFRRVVGLEALSTEAMTTVLCEIEGCLNSRPLTALSEDPSDMGVLTPGHFLVGSSLQAIPEPDLCQLPNNRLSLWQEMQRRVQTFWKAWSTDYLHQLQQRTKYCFRQPNVLVGKLVLLKDDDLPPLKWSVGRIDSVHPGADGLVREVKVRLASGAKREGLPAIEVTEQQFGKIMNVVSTKVNISKNLKTALLQLRKSMDDAQQDREDCSSDGTDES